One genomic region from Thunnus maccoyii chromosome 16, fThuMac1.1, whole genome shotgun sequence encodes:
- the maco1b gene encoding macoilin-2 isoform X2 encodes MKRRNADCSKLRRPLKRNRITEGIYGSTFLYLKFLVVWALVLLADFVLEFRFEYLWPFWLFIRSVYDSFRYQGLAFSVFFVCVAFTSDIICLLFIPVQWLFFAASTYVWVQYVWHTERGVCLPTVSLWILFVYIEAAIRFKDLKNFHVDLCRPFAAHCIGYPVVTLGFGFKSYVSYKMRLRKQKEVQKENEFYMQLLQQALPPEQQMLQRQEREAEEAAAAAKGISEVDTPPVSQNGAPANKKTSAPLPELEYREKGKEGKGGGEAKKQHNSNSILPSSVDSKLQEMEYMENHMNNKRLTTELGSTENLLLKEDNNSSCSSSSSSSSKNYKNASSNAATLNSSPRGHSATNGSVPSSNSSSSSTAKNEKKHKLAVKGTSGGSHRDPTDNCIPNNQLSKPEALVRLEQDVKKLKADLQASRQVEQDLRSQIGSLGSAERSVRTELGQLRQENELLQNKLHNAVQAKQKDKQAVGQLEKRLKAEQEARANAEKQLADEKKRKKLEEATAARAVALAAASRGECTDTLRRRITELETECKKLTMDNKLKEDQIRELDLKVQELHKYKENEKDTEVLMSALSAMQDKTQHLENSLSAETRIKLDLFSALGDAKRQLEIAQGQILQKEQEIKDLKQKIAEVMAVMPSISYTADTSSMTPVAPHYSSKFMDTNPSGLDPNASVYQPLKK; translated from the exons atgaagcgGCGCAATGCGGACTGCAGCAAACTCCGACGGCCGTTAAAACGGAACCGAATCACCGAGGGTATATACGGCAG tACCTTCCTGTACCTGAAGTTCTTGGTGGTGTGGGCACTGGTGCTACTGGCAGACTTTGTACTGGAGTTCAGGTTTGAGTACCTCTGGCCATTCTGGCTCTTCATCCGGAGTGTGTACGACTCCTTTAGATACCAGGGGCTG GCCTTCTCAgtattctttgtgtgtgtggcgtTTACCTCGGACATCATTtgcctcctcttcatcccagtACAATGGCTGTTCTTTGCTGCCAGTACCTATGTATGGGTCCAGTATGTCTGGCACACAG AGAGAGGCGTCTGTCTGCCCACCGTGTCTCTATGGATACTCTTTGTGTACATAGAGGCAGCCATCAGATTCAAAGACCTGAAGAACTTCCACGTGGACTTGTGTCGTCCTTTTGCTGCACACTG CATTGGCTACCCAGTGGTCACGCTGGGCTTTGGCTTTAAGAGCTACGTAAGCTACAAGATGCGCCTCCGGAAGCAGAAGGAGGTGCAGAAGGAGAATGAGTTTTACATGCAGCTCCTGCAGCAGGCTCTGCCTCCAGAGCAACAGATGCTTCAGAGGCAAGAGCGAGAAGCAGAGGAAG cagcagcagcagctaaagGAATATCTGAAGTGGACACACCCCCAGTGTCACAGAATGGCGCGCCCGCCAATAAAAAGACATCGGCACCACTGCCGGAGCTAGAGTAtagagaaaaagggaaagagggaaagggTGGCGGGGAGGCTAAAAAGCagcacaacagcaacagcatcCTGCCGTCATCAGTGGACTCTAAACTCCAGGAGATGGAGTATATGGAGAACCATATGAACAACAAGAGACTGACCACAGAGCTGGGCAGCACAGAGAACCTGTTGCTTAAAGAGGACAACaattcctcctgctcctcctcttcctcctcctcctccaaaaactacaaaaatgcTAGCAGCAATGCCGCAACACTCAACTCCTCGCCCCGCGGCCATAGTGCTACCAACGGCAGTGTGCCCTCCTCTaactcatcctcctcttccacgGCGAAGAACGAGAAGAAGCACAAGTTAGCAGTGAAGGGGACATCGGGTGGCTCCCACAGGGATCCCACAGACAACTGTATCCCCAACAACCAGCTGAGCAAGCCAGAAGCACTTGTTAG ATTGGAGCAGGACGTTAAGAAGTTAAAGGCGGACCTGCAGGCTAGCCGGCAGGTGGAGCAGGACCTGCGCAGCCAGATTGGCTCGCTGGGCAGCGCTGAGCGCTCTGTACGCACTGAGCTGGGCCAACTGCGCCAGGAGAACGAGCTGCTGCAGAACAA GCTCCATAATGCTGTGCAGGCAAAGCAAAAGGACAAACAGGCAGTGGGCCAACTGGAGAAGAGGCTCAAAGCAGAGCAGGAGGCTCGTGCCAACGCCGAGAAACAGCTTGCAGATGAAAAGAAGCGCAAGAAGCTAGAGGAGGCCACAGCAGCCAGAGCAGTAGCACTAGCAGCAGCATCCAG AGGGGAGTGCACAGACACGCTGCGGCGGCGGATAACTGAATTAGAAACAGAGTGTAAGAAACTAACAATGGACAACAAGCTCAAGGAGGACCAGATCCGAGAGCTTGACTTGAAAGTTCAG GAGCTTCATAAATACAAGGAGAATGAAAAAGACACAGAGGTGCTGATGTCAGCGCTGTCAGCCATGCAAGACAAGACCCAGCACCTGGAGAACAGCCTGAGCGCAGAGACCAGGATCAAACTGGACCTCTTCTCTGCGCTGGGAGACGCCAAAAGACAGCTGGAGATTGCACAAG GTCAGATCCTGCAGAAGGAACAGGAGATAAAAGATCTGAAGCAGAAGATAGCTGAAGTGATGGCCGTCATGCCAAGCATCTCCTACACAGCCGACACCAGCAGCATGACCCCCGTGGCCCCCCACTACTCCTCCAAGTTCATGGACACCAATCCCTCCGGCCTAGACCCCAACGCCTCCGTTTACCAGCCACTCAAAAAGTGA
- the maco1b gene encoding macoilin-2 isoform X1 — MKRRNADCSKLRRPLKRNRITEGIYGSTFLYLKFLVVWALVLLADFVLEFRFEYLWPFWLFIRSVYDSFRYQGLAFSVFFVCVAFTSDIICLLFIPVQWLFFAASTYVWVQYVWHTERGVCLPTVSLWILFVYIEAAIRFKDLKNFHVDLCRPFAAHCIGYPVVTLGFGFKSYVSYKMRLRKQKEVQKENEFYMQLLQQALPPEQQMLQRQEREAEEAAAAAAKGISEVDTPPVSQNGAPANKKTSAPLPELEYREKGKEGKGGGEAKKQHNSNSILPSSVDSKLQEMEYMENHMNNKRLTTELGSTENLLLKEDNNSSCSSSSSSSSKNYKNASSNAATLNSSPRGHSATNGSVPSSNSSSSSTAKNEKKHKLAVKGTSGGSHRDPTDNCIPNNQLSKPEALVRLEQDVKKLKADLQASRQVEQDLRSQIGSLGSAERSVRTELGQLRQENELLQNKLHNAVQAKQKDKQAVGQLEKRLKAEQEARANAEKQLADEKKRKKLEEATAARAVALAAASRGECTDTLRRRITELETECKKLTMDNKLKEDQIRELDLKVQELHKYKENEKDTEVLMSALSAMQDKTQHLENSLSAETRIKLDLFSALGDAKRQLEIAQGQILQKEQEIKDLKQKIAEVMAVMPSISYTADTSSMTPVAPHYSSKFMDTNPSGLDPNASVYQPLKK, encoded by the exons atgaagcgGCGCAATGCGGACTGCAGCAAACTCCGACGGCCGTTAAAACGGAACCGAATCACCGAGGGTATATACGGCAG tACCTTCCTGTACCTGAAGTTCTTGGTGGTGTGGGCACTGGTGCTACTGGCAGACTTTGTACTGGAGTTCAGGTTTGAGTACCTCTGGCCATTCTGGCTCTTCATCCGGAGTGTGTACGACTCCTTTAGATACCAGGGGCTG GCCTTCTCAgtattctttgtgtgtgtggcgtTTACCTCGGACATCATTtgcctcctcttcatcccagtACAATGGCTGTTCTTTGCTGCCAGTACCTATGTATGGGTCCAGTATGTCTGGCACACAG AGAGAGGCGTCTGTCTGCCCACCGTGTCTCTATGGATACTCTTTGTGTACATAGAGGCAGCCATCAGATTCAAAGACCTGAAGAACTTCCACGTGGACTTGTGTCGTCCTTTTGCTGCACACTG CATTGGCTACCCAGTGGTCACGCTGGGCTTTGGCTTTAAGAGCTACGTAAGCTACAAGATGCGCCTCCGGAAGCAGAAGGAGGTGCAGAAGGAGAATGAGTTTTACATGCAGCTCCTGCAGCAGGCTCTGCCTCCAGAGCAACAGATGCTTCAGAGGCAAGAGCGAGAAGCAGAGGAAG cagcagcagcagcagctaaagGAATATCTGAAGTGGACACACCCCCAGTGTCACAGAATGGCGCGCCCGCCAATAAAAAGACATCGGCACCACTGCCGGAGCTAGAGTAtagagaaaaagggaaagagggaaagggTGGCGGGGAGGCTAAAAAGCagcacaacagcaacagcatcCTGCCGTCATCAGTGGACTCTAAACTCCAGGAGATGGAGTATATGGAGAACCATATGAACAACAAGAGACTGACCACAGAGCTGGGCAGCACAGAGAACCTGTTGCTTAAAGAGGACAACaattcctcctgctcctcctcttcctcctcctcctccaaaaactacaaaaatgcTAGCAGCAATGCCGCAACACTCAACTCCTCGCCCCGCGGCCATAGTGCTACCAACGGCAGTGTGCCCTCCTCTaactcatcctcctcttccacgGCGAAGAACGAGAAGAAGCACAAGTTAGCAGTGAAGGGGACATCGGGTGGCTCCCACAGGGATCCCACAGACAACTGTATCCCCAACAACCAGCTGAGCAAGCCAGAAGCACTTGTTAG ATTGGAGCAGGACGTTAAGAAGTTAAAGGCGGACCTGCAGGCTAGCCGGCAGGTGGAGCAGGACCTGCGCAGCCAGATTGGCTCGCTGGGCAGCGCTGAGCGCTCTGTACGCACTGAGCTGGGCCAACTGCGCCAGGAGAACGAGCTGCTGCAGAACAA GCTCCATAATGCTGTGCAGGCAAAGCAAAAGGACAAACAGGCAGTGGGCCAACTGGAGAAGAGGCTCAAAGCAGAGCAGGAGGCTCGTGCCAACGCCGAGAAACAGCTTGCAGATGAAAAGAAGCGCAAGAAGCTAGAGGAGGCCACAGCAGCCAGAGCAGTAGCACTAGCAGCAGCATCCAG AGGGGAGTGCACAGACACGCTGCGGCGGCGGATAACTGAATTAGAAACAGAGTGTAAGAAACTAACAATGGACAACAAGCTCAAGGAGGACCAGATCCGAGAGCTTGACTTGAAAGTTCAG GAGCTTCATAAATACAAGGAGAATGAAAAAGACACAGAGGTGCTGATGTCAGCGCTGTCAGCCATGCAAGACAAGACCCAGCACCTGGAGAACAGCCTGAGCGCAGAGACCAGGATCAAACTGGACCTCTTCTCTGCGCTGGGAGACGCCAAAAGACAGCTGGAGATTGCACAAG GTCAGATCCTGCAGAAGGAACAGGAGATAAAAGATCTGAAGCAGAAGATAGCTGAAGTGATGGCCGTCATGCCAAGCATCTCCTACACAGCCGACACCAGCAGCATGACCCCCGTGGCCCCCCACTACTCCTCCAAGTTCATGGACACCAATCCCTCCGGCCTAGACCCCAACGCCTCCGTTTACCAGCCACTCAAAAAGTGA
- the rhd gene encoding rh blood group, D antigen isoform X2, whose amino-acid sequence MVILGFGFLCTFLVRYGFSGTGFNLLVAVMATQLAIILNGIESWYYRGKIRLDLKSLVVAEMCASSALIAIGTVVGKTNPVHLILIALLEVSGFVLNQWLLQTLLKVRLLNSIMLLHIFGALFGLTLTWILYRKGSEQQFEKETFDRKTGLFSMLGAVFLWMFWPSFNAILVDDRIPGRKLGAVCNTYLALAVSAVTAAAVSVLTSPKGKLNPIHMQSCILAGGVAVGVSISAVHQPWQAMTIGFTAAVVSTIGFRYLKIHMLLAFQCHDTCAVLSTYGLPGLLGWLAHLILQLIDSDDHRMAIRFAVFHISALLITISLSLLTGIITGLLLKWNFWRPPQDNKCFDDQAFWEFPHLVVRK is encoded by the exons ATGGTGATTCTAGGTTTTGGCTTCTTATGCACTTTTTTAGTGCGGTATGGCTTCAGTGGCACAGGGTTCAACCTCCTTGTGGCTGTCATGGCCACCCAGTTGGCAATTATACTCAACGGCATTGAGTCCTGGTATTACAGAGGGAAGATCAGGCTAGATTTGAAAAG CTTGGTGGTTGCTGAGATGTGTGCATCTTCTGCACTCATTGCAATTGGAACTGTGGTGGGGAAGACCAACCCTGTCCACCTCATCCTCATTGCCCTGCTGGAGGTGTCAGGGTTTGTCCTGAATCAATGGCTCCTCCAGACTCTGCTGAAG GTCCGGCTTCTGAACAGCATCATGCTGCTTCACATCTTTGGGGCCTTATTTGGGCTCACGCTGACGTGGATCCTGTATCGGAAAGGATCAGAACAGCAATTTGAGAAAGAGACATTTGACCGCAAAACAGGATTATTCTCCATGTTAG GGGCCGTGTTTCTGTGGATGTTTTGGCCCAGTTTTAACGCAATCCTTGTGGATGACCGTATTCCTGGGAGGAAGCTGGGGGCAGTGTGCAACACCTACCTGGCCCTGGCTGTTAGTGCTGtaacagcagctgctgtgtcTGTGCTCACCAGTCCCAAGGGAAAACTAAACCCA ATCCATATGCAGTCTTGTATCCTTGCTGGCGGTGTTGCTGTCGGGGTTTCCATATCAGCGGTTCATCAACCGTGGCAGGCCATGACAATCGGATTCACTGCCGCTGTTGTATCAACCATTGGATTCCGATACCTCAAG ATCCACATGCTGCTCGCGTTTCAGTGCCATGACACCTGTGCTGTTCTGAGCACATATGGGCTCCCTGGTCTACTGGGATGGCTGGCACATCTCATCCTGCAGCTTATAGACTCTGATGACCACAGAAT GGCAATCAGGTTTGCTGTGTTTCACATTTCTGCTCTCCTCATCACCATAAGTCTGAGTCTGTTGACGGGAATCATTACTG GGCTGCTGCTGAAGTGGAACTTCTGGAGACCCCCTCAAGACAACAAATGTTTTGATGATCAGGCTTTCTGGGAG TTTCCCCATCTTGTAGTGCGCAAGTAA
- the rhd gene encoding rh blood group, D antigen isoform X1: MAPRYAPSLRSRLAPFLLFLQIGFIVIYAFCTEIENNVQKDRTTFSNFYPEFQDVNVMVILGFGFLCTFLVRYGFSGTGFNLLVAVMATQLAIILNGIESWYYRGKIRLDLKSLVVAEMCASSALIAIGTVVGKTNPVHLILIALLEVSGFVLNQWLLQTLLKVRLLNSIMLLHIFGALFGLTLTWILYRKGSEQQFEKETFDRKTGLFSMLGAVFLWMFWPSFNAILVDDRIPGRKLGAVCNTYLALAVSAVTAAAVSVLTSPKGKLNPIHMQSCILAGGVAVGVSISAVHQPWQAMTIGFTAAVVSTIGFRYLKIHMLLAFQCHDTCAVLSTYGLPGLLGWLAHLILQLIDSDDHRMAIRFAVFHISALLITISLSLLTGIITGLLLKWNFWRPPQDNKCFDDQAFWEFPHLVVRK, encoded by the exons ATGGCTCCGCGGTACGCACCAAGTCTGCGCTCCCGTTTGGCaccttttctgcttttcctgcAGATAGGGTTCATTGTTATATATGCCTTTTGCACTGAGATTGAAAACAACGTACAAAAAGATAGGACTACATTCAGCAACTTTTACCCAG AATTCCAGGATGTGAATGTGATGGTGATTCTAGGTTTTGGCTTCTTATGCACTTTTTTAGTGCGGTATGGCTTCAGTGGCACAGGGTTCAACCTCCTTGTGGCTGTCATGGCCACCCAGTTGGCAATTATACTCAACGGCATTGAGTCCTGGTATTACAGAGGGAAGATCAGGCTAGATTTGAAAAG CTTGGTGGTTGCTGAGATGTGTGCATCTTCTGCACTCATTGCAATTGGAACTGTGGTGGGGAAGACCAACCCTGTCCACCTCATCCTCATTGCCCTGCTGGAGGTGTCAGGGTTTGTCCTGAATCAATGGCTCCTCCAGACTCTGCTGAAG GTCCGGCTTCTGAACAGCATCATGCTGCTTCACATCTTTGGGGCCTTATTTGGGCTCACGCTGACGTGGATCCTGTATCGGAAAGGATCAGAACAGCAATTTGAGAAAGAGACATTTGACCGCAAAACAGGATTATTCTCCATGTTAG GGGCCGTGTTTCTGTGGATGTTTTGGCCCAGTTTTAACGCAATCCTTGTGGATGACCGTATTCCTGGGAGGAAGCTGGGGGCAGTGTGCAACACCTACCTGGCCCTGGCTGTTAGTGCTGtaacagcagctgctgtgtcTGTGCTCACCAGTCCCAAGGGAAAACTAAACCCA ATCCATATGCAGTCTTGTATCCTTGCTGGCGGTGTTGCTGTCGGGGTTTCCATATCAGCGGTTCATCAACCGTGGCAGGCCATGACAATCGGATTCACTGCCGCTGTTGTATCAACCATTGGATTCCGATACCTCAAG ATCCACATGCTGCTCGCGTTTCAGTGCCATGACACCTGTGCTGTTCTGAGCACATATGGGCTCCCTGGTCTACTGGGATGGCTGGCACATCTCATCCTGCAGCTTATAGACTCTGATGACCACAGAAT GGCAATCAGGTTTGCTGTGTTTCACATTTCTGCTCTCCTCATCACCATAAGTCTGAGTCTGTTGACGGGAATCATTACTG GGCTGCTGCTGAAGTGGAACTTCTGGAGACCCCCTCAAGACAACAAATGTTTTGATGATCAGGCTTTCTGGGAG TTTCCCCATCTTGTAGTGCGCAAGTAA